The following are from one region of the Prevotella communis genome:
- a CDS encoding 4-alpha-glucanotransferase — translation MRLQFNLEYRTGFGEHVALNFLEDNGQVDRHAMQSLDGLHWQIEMNCLKDSGTYMDYYYSVMRGEKEMRHEWLTEPHRLELAAVKGAYYTVNDHWLDMPEDSYMYSSAFTDCVMARKRQLSTKTEYDHTIRLKVRAPQLRNGERLALVGSADYLGCWNCAKAMPMAEHECHEWVASLDADRLPQRTEYKFVILPLDRKQALTVIWENCENRILEKPELVQGQVMVYELPQAWFSIPMWKGAGTVIPVFSLRSEGSFGVGDFGDLKMMVDWCAKTHQSILQILPINDTVMSRTWQDSYPYNAISIYALHPQYMDLRQLPKIKDEALNRKYEEIRQELNALPQIDYERMSEAKMAYLQIIFEQERAGLKRRASYKQFFEANREWLEPYARFCYYRDKFGTAVFSTWPEKLPKPEQKVLDFWYFVQYHLDKQMHDVHVHARKQRVILKGDIPIGISRDGVEAWVEPRYFNLNGQAGAPPDAFCEDGQNWGFPTYNWEEMFKDGCSWWVRRFRKMAEYFDAYRIDHVLGFFRIWEIPVPEKSGLYGQFQPALPMSREEVEAYGLPFVEDLFLEDHYRKNMWHPRINATKLEAFKQLSEGEQWHFCRLYDDYFYRRNNQFWYNEAMKKLPRLTEATRMLVCAEDLGMVPECVAWVMNDLRILSLEIQTMPKEYGVRFGHLQRNPYRSVCTFSTHDMPTLRQWWDEDEERAQEYYETVLHMDGEAPHPLPGKLAKEVLSRHLLSPSMLCLMSFQDWIAIDEKLRLPDQNAERINIPANPRHYWRYRMHLNIEQLLNADDFNHEVMLLIQQGNRSTTSAAACIPSWLDA, via the coding sequence ATGAGACTACAGTTTAACCTGGAATACCGCACGGGATTCGGTGAGCATGTTGCACTGAATTTTCTGGAAGATAACGGACAAGTGGACAGGCATGCCATGCAAAGCCTCGACGGACTGCACTGGCAGATAGAGATGAACTGCCTGAAAGATAGTGGTACCTATATGGACTACTATTATAGTGTGATGCGCGGCGAGAAAGAGATGCGCCATGAGTGGCTGACAGAGCCGCACCGACTGGAACTAGCTGCTGTGAAGGGGGCATACTATACCGTGAACGACCACTGGCTGGACATGCCAGAGGACAGTTATATGTATTCTTCGGCCTTCACGGACTGTGTGATGGCACGCAAACGCCAGTTGAGCACGAAGACAGAATACGACCACACCATCCGTCTGAAAGTACGTGCGCCACAGTTGCGCAACGGCGAGCGTCTGGCCCTGGTGGGCTCTGCGGATTACCTGGGTTGCTGGAACTGCGCCAAGGCCATGCCCATGGCCGAACATGAATGTCATGAGTGGGTGGCTAGTCTGGATGCCGACCGACTGCCGCAACGCACGGAATATAAGTTCGTGATACTGCCACTGGACCGCAAGCAGGCACTGACCGTGATCTGGGAGAACTGTGAGAACCGTATCCTAGAGAAGCCGGAACTGGTACAGGGACAGGTGATGGTGTATGAACTGCCGCAGGCCTGGTTCTCTATCCCGATGTGGAAGGGTGCCGGCACCGTGATTCCCGTCTTCTCCCTGCGCAGTGAGGGCAGCTTCGGCGTGGGCGACTTCGGTGACTTGAAGATGATGGTGGACTGGTGTGCCAAGACGCATCAGAGCATCCTGCAGATTCTGCCTATCAACGATACCGTGATGTCGCGCACCTGGCAGGACTCCTATCCCTATAATGCCATCAGTATCTATGCCCTGCATCCGCAGTATATGGACCTGCGACAGTTGCCCAAGATAAAAGACGAGGCACTCAACAGGAAATATGAGGAGATACGACAGGAGCTCAACGCCCTGCCTCAGATAGACTATGAGCGCATGAGCGAGGCAAAGATGGCCTATCTGCAGATTATCTTCGAACAGGAGCGTGCGGGACTGAAGCGCCGCGCCAGTTATAAGCAGTTCTTCGAGGCCAACCGTGAGTGGCTGGAGCCCTATGCCCGCTTCTGCTACTACAGGGATAAATTTGGCACGGCGGTCTTCTCCACCTGGCCCGAGAAACTGCCAAAGCCCGAGCAAAAAGTGCTCGACTTCTGGTATTTCGTGCAGTATCATCTGGACAAACAGATGCACGACGTGCATGTCCACGCCCGTAAACAACGCGTAATTCTGAAGGGCGACATCCCCATCGGTATCAGTCGCGACGGTGTGGAGGCATGGGTAGAACCGCGCTATTTCAACCTCAACGGACAGGCGGGTGCCCCACCCGATGCTTTCTGTGAGGACGGACAGAACTGGGGATTCCCCACCTACAACTGGGAGGAGATGTTCAAGGACGGCTGTTCATGGTGGGTACGCCGCTTCCGCAAGATGGCTGAGTATTTCGATGCCTACCGTATAGACCATGTTCTGGGCTTCTTCCGCATCTGGGAGATTCCCGTGCCCGAGAAGAGCGGCCTCTACGGACAGTTCCAGCCGGCACTGCCAATGTCACGTGAAGAGGTGGAAGCCTATGGCTTGCCCTTTGTGGAAGATCTATTTCTGGAGGATCATTATCGCAAGAATATGTGGCACCCACGTATCAACGCCACCAAACTGGAGGCATTCAAGCAACTCTCCGAAGGTGAGCAATGGCATTTCTGTCGGTTATATGACGACTATTTCTATCGTCGCAACAACCAGTTCTGGTATAACGAGGCCATGAAGAAACTGCCCCGATTGACGGAGGCCACCCGTATGCTGGTATGTGCAGAGGACCTGGGAATGGTGCCCGAATGCGTGGCATGGGTGATGAACGACCTGCGTATCCTTTCGCTCGAGATTCAGACCATGCCCAAGGAGTATGGTGTGCGCTTCGGTCATCTGCAGCGCAACCCCTACCGTTCGGTATGTACCTTCTCTACGCACGACATGCCCACGCTGCGCCAATGGTGGGACGAGGATGAGGAGCGTGCCCAGGAATACTACGAGACCGTGCTCCACATGGATGGTGAGGCACCGCATCCCCTGCCCGGCAAACTGGCAAAGGAAGTTCTATCACGCCATCTGCTATCGCCCTCAATGCTCTGTCTGATGTCGTTTCAGGACTGGATTGCTATTGATGAGAAGCTGCGTCTGCCCGACCAGAATGCCGAGCGTATCAATATCCCTGCCAATCCGCGTCACTACTGGCGCTACCGCATGCACCTGAACATTGAACAACTGCTCAATGCCGATGACTTTAATCACGAGGTGATGCTGCTTATTCAGCAAGGGAACCGTTCGACCACTTCAGCAGCCGCTTGTATTCCTTCTTGGTTAGACGCATAA
- a CDS encoding glycosyltransferase family 2 protein encodes MIRFTVITITYNAEQVLERTLQSVLHQTYEGVEHLIIDGASKDGTLAMAEAYKQQSDASDSGHKVIIKSEPDHGIYDAMNKGLTQAYGDYVVYLNAGDFFPQNDTLEQIVHRCKLTEYPSEALPGVLYGNTDIVDNEGRFLHPRRLQPPAKLTWRSFRQGMLVCHQAFYARLDIAKNLTYDTRYRFSADVDWCIRVMRESERMGLPLYNINMVVANYTEEGATTKNHRASLKERFDVMRRHYGLLTTVAMHIWFLFRS; translated from the coding sequence ATGATTCGATTTACAGTCATCACGATAACCTATAACGCAGAACAGGTGTTGGAACGTACGCTGCAGAGTGTGCTGCACCAGACCTACGAAGGCGTGGAACACTTGATTATCGACGGTGCCTCAAAGGATGGCACGCTGGCTATGGCTGAAGCCTACAAACAACAGTCGGATGCCTCGGACAGCGGACATAAGGTGATTATCAAGTCGGAGCCCGACCACGGTATCTATGACGCCATGAACAAAGGACTGACACAGGCCTATGGCGACTACGTGGTCTATCTGAATGCCGGCGATTTCTTTCCACAGAATGATACACTGGAACAGATAGTGCACCGCTGCAAACTGACGGAGTATCCCTCGGAAGCACTGCCGGGTGTGCTCTATGGCAATACGGACATCGTGGATAACGAGGGACGATTCCTGCATCCCCGCCGTCTGCAACCGCCGGCAAAACTGACATGGCGCTCATTCCGTCAGGGCATGCTGGTATGTCATCAGGCATTCTATGCCCGACTGGATATCGCGAAGAACCTGACGTACGACACGCGTTACCGTTTTTCGGCCGATGTGGACTGGTGTATCCGCGTGATGCGCGAGTCGGAACGCATGGGCTTACCTCTATATAATATAAATATGGTGGTGGCCAACTATACCGAGGAGGGAGCAACAACCAAGAATCACCGTGCCTCGCTGAAGGAACGCTTCGACGTGATGCGACGCCATTACGGATTGCTGACGACGGTGGCGATGCATATCTGGTTCTTATTTAGGAGTTAA
- a CDS encoding glycosyltransferase family 4 protein yields the protein MKVLIVNTSEQTGGAAVAANRLMDALNNHGVKAKMLVRDKQTGDICVAGLEGTIGKKWHFLWERLVIFLHLHFKRDHLFELDIANSGTDITKLREFKEADIIHLHWINQGMLSLKGIRRILRSGKPVVWTMHDIWPATGICHLTLGCTAFRQSCCHCKYLPGSGSDNDLAAKVWRRKRQMLSEGNISFVACSKWLEQEAKSSGLLQGQTITSIPNPIETRIFCPGDKAKARMDEQLPADKRLILFVCQRVTNPNKGMSYLIEACRQLAAQHPEMKEQTGVVILGGHAEEVADQLPFAAYPLGYVSDPQRMATIYRAADVFVLPSLSENLPNTIMEAMACGVPCIGFRVGGIPEEIDHQKNGYVAEYKSATDLARGINWILHQADYQALSDAAIAKVRHHYTGQQVAMQYTEVYQQALAQKHFML from the coding sequence ATGAAAGTATTGATAGTAAATACAAGCGAACAGACGGGTGGCGCAGCCGTTGCAGCCAACCGTCTGATGGATGCGCTGAACAACCATGGCGTAAAGGCCAAGATGCTGGTACGCGACAAGCAAACAGGTGATATCTGCGTGGCAGGCCTGGAAGGAACAATTGGCAAGAAATGGCATTTCCTGTGGGAACGACTGGTGATTTTCCTTCACCTACACTTCAAGCGCGACCACCTCTTTGAACTGGATATCGCTAATAGTGGTACGGACATCACGAAACTACGTGAGTTTAAGGAAGCCGACATCATTCACCTGCATTGGATCAATCAGGGCATGTTGTCGCTGAAGGGCATCCGCAGGATTCTGCGTTCGGGCAAACCCGTGGTATGGACCATGCACGACATCTGGCCCGCAACGGGTATCTGTCATCTAACATTAGGCTGCACCGCTTTCCGCCAGTCATGCTGTCATTGCAAATATCTGCCTGGCAGCGGTTCTGACAACGACCTCGCGGCAAAGGTATGGCGCCGCAAGCGTCAGATGCTCAGTGAGGGGAATATCTCCTTTGTTGCCTGCAGCAAATGGTTGGAACAGGAAGCCAAAAGTAGTGGTCTGCTGCAAGGGCAGACCATCACCAGTATTCCCAACCCCATAGAAACCCGTATATTCTGTCCTGGCGACAAGGCAAAAGCCCGCATGGATGAACAGTTGCCTGCCGACAAGCGACTGATTCTCTTTGTATGTCAGCGCGTGACGAATCCTAATAAAGGGATGTCGTACCTGATAGAAGCCTGCAGGCAGTTGGCCGCGCAGCATCCGGAGATGAAGGAACAGACGGGGGTAGTGATCCTGGGCGGCCATGCCGAGGAGGTAGCCGACCAGTTGCCCTTCGCTGCCTACCCCTTAGGCTACGTGTCGGACCCGCAGCGCATGGCGACAATCTATAGGGCTGCCGACGTATTCGTATTGCCGTCGCTCAGCGAGAACCTGCCCAACACGATTATGGAGGCGATGGCCTGCGGCGTGCCCTGCATCGGTTTCCGTGTAGGCGGCATCCCCGAGGAGATTGACCATCAGAAGAATGGTTATGTAGCCGAGTATAAGTCGGCTACCGACTTAGCCCGTGGCATCAACTGGATACTGCATCAGGCCGACTATCAGGCACTGTCTGATGCCGCCATCGCCAAGGTGCGCCACCACTACACAGGGCAGCAGGTGGCCATGCAATATACCGAGGTCTATCAGCAGGCTTTGGCACAAAAACACTTCATGTTATGA
- a CDS encoding family 43 glycosylhydrolase: protein MTKTLLTAVLIAVSASATFAKKKQVAPQPTDPNEMVAYLFTYFNSNDPKDEQICYALSEDGYNYTPINDGMPVISSDTIALTQCVRDPHILRCEDGKTFYMVATDMKSSLGWSSNRGMVLLKSTDLINWQHTAINFPTRYTKTWKNVNRVWAPETIYDRKAGKYMVFYSLASSDRGAYDKIYYQYVNDDFTDLEGEPKWLFDAGCATIDGDIVYNEADQMYHLFYKQEAGRGIYQAVAKELTDKWQMIGGNVEQTKESVEGVGVCKAIDGKSWIIMYDCYGNGHYQFCKSEDLKTFQFVQNTEMRGKFTPRHGTIIPITRAEKERLLKAFPNHKQPILSGFHADPEVLYSNKTKKYYIYSTTDGTPGWGGHDFSVFSSTNLIDWKDEGKMLDVKGDQVKWATGNAWAPCIIEKKVGKAYKYFFYFSAHNPKSNRKEIGVAVSDSPTGPFVDSGAPIITDADRPKEARGGQAIDVDVFQDPKTGKCYLYWGNGFMAGAELNADMLSVKKETITHLTPKGGNLQTWAFREGAYVFYRKGTYYFMWSVDDTGSPNYHVCYGTAKSPLGPITIDENNYMVIKQKPEDKIYGTAHNSVLQIPGKDEWYIVYHRINKNFVHHEPGIHREVCIDRMTFDKQGRIIPVIPTLDGPAPLAVKK, encoded by the coding sequence ATGACTAAGACCTTGCTAACTGCTGTGCTGATAGCCGTTAGCGCCAGTGCTACCTTCGCTAAAAAGAAACAAGTGGCCCCACAGCCTACGGATCCCAACGAGATGGTGGCTTACCTCTTTACTTATTTTAATAGTAATGACCCCAAGGACGAGCAGATATGCTATGCCCTGAGTGAGGATGGCTATAACTACACACCGATTAATGACGGCATGCCCGTTATTTCCAGTGACACCATCGCCCTGACACAGTGTGTGCGCGACCCGCATATCTTGCGCTGTGAGGATGGCAAGACCTTCTATATGGTGGCCACCGATATGAAGTCAAGCCTGGGTTGGAGCAGCAACCGTGGTATGGTGCTGCTGAAGAGCACCGATTTGATCAATTGGCAGCATACTGCCATCAATTTCCCCACTCGCTATACCAAGACCTGGAAGAACGTGAACCGTGTGTGGGCACCCGAGACTATCTACGACCGCAAGGCGGGTAAGTATATGGTGTTCTATTCCCTGGCCTCAAGCGACCGTGGTGCTTACGACAAGATATACTATCAGTATGTCAACGACGATTTCACTGATTTGGAAGGCGAGCCAAAATGGCTCTTTGATGCCGGTTGTGCTACTATCGATGGCGACATTGTCTATAATGAGGCCGACCAGATGTACCACCTCTTCTATAAGCAGGAGGCGGGTAGGGGTATCTACCAGGCTGTGGCCAAGGAACTCACCGATAAGTGGCAGATGATTGGTGGTAATGTGGAGCAGACAAAGGAGTCTGTCGAGGGTGTTGGCGTGTGTAAGGCTATCGACGGTAAGTCATGGATTATCATGTACGACTGCTACGGCAATGGTCACTATCAGTTCTGTAAGTCGGAAGACCTGAAGACGTTCCAGTTTGTGCAGAACACTGAGATGCGAGGTAAGTTCACCCCTCGTCACGGCACTATCATCCCTATTACCCGTGCTGAGAAGGAGCGCCTCTTGAAGGCTTTCCCCAATCATAAGCAGCCTATCCTCTCTGGTTTCCATGCCGACCCAGAGGTGCTCTATTCCAATAAGACTAAGAAATACTATATCTATAGCACCACCGACGGCACTCCTGGCTGGGGCGGTCACGACTTTAGCGTGTTCTCTTCCACTAATCTCATTGACTGGAAAGACGAAGGCAAGATGCTCGACGTGAAGGGTGATCAGGTGAAATGGGCTACCGGTAATGCCTGGGCTCCTTGCATCATCGAGAAGAAGGTGGGCAAGGCATACAAGTATTTCTTCTATTTCTCGGCCCATAACCCCAAGAGCAACCGTAAGGAGATTGGTGTGGCCGTGAGCGACAGTCCCACCGGTCCTTTCGTGGACAGTGGTGCGCCTATCATCACCGATGCCGACCGTCCCAAGGAGGCACGTGGCGGACAGGCTATCGATGTGGATGTGTTCCAGGATCCAAAGACGGGCAAATGCTATCTCTACTGGGGTAATGGCTTCATGGCTGGTGCCGAACTCAATGCCGATATGCTTTCTGTGAAGAAGGAGACCATCACACATCTGACACCGAAGGGGGGCAACCTGCAGACATGGGCTTTCCGAGAGGGTGCTTATGTGTTCTATCGCAAGGGCACCTATTACTTCATGTGGAGTGTTGACGATACCGGTTCTCCCAACTATCACGTATGCTACGGCACGGCGAAGTCGCCCCTCGGTCCTATCACCATCGACGAGAACAATTATATGGTTATCAAGCAGAAACCCGAGGACAAAATTTATGGCACGGCCCACAACTCTGTGCTTCAGATTCCTGGTAAGGACGAGTGGTACATCGTCTATCACCGCATCAACAAGAACTTCGTTCATCACGAGCCAGGCATCCACCGCGAGGTATGTATAGACCGTATGACGTTCGACAAGCAGGGACGTATCATTCCCGTCATACCTACGCTCGACGGTCCCGCTCCGTTGGCGGTCAAGAAATAA
- the der gene encoding ribosome biogenesis GTPase Der produces the protein MGNLVAIVGRPNVGKSTLFNRLTNSRQAIVSDEAGTTRDRQYGKCEWTGHEFSVVDTGGWVVNSDDIFEEEIRKQVIIATEEADLVLFLCDIKNGVTDWDMDVAQILRRAKLPVLLVANKADDNKDTYGQYEFYKLGLGDPYCISAATGSGTGDLLDKILELLPKKEKDDLEDGIPRFAVVGRPNAGKSSLINAFIGEDRNIVTDIAGTTRDSIYTRYDKFGFDFYLVDTAGIRRKNKVSEDLEFYSVMRSIRAIENSDVCVLMIDATRGIEAQDMNIFQLIQKNNKSLVVVVNKWDLVEDKSQIVIKTFEEAIRKRMAPFVDFPIIFASALTKQRIFKVLETAKEVYLNRKARIGTNKLNEVMLPIIEATPPPSIKGKYIKIKYVSQVPDTQIPTFVFYANLPQYIKEPYRRFLENQIRQHWTLTGSPINVFIRQK, from the coding sequence ATGGGAAATTTAGTAGCAATCGTAGGACGGCCTAACGTGGGCAAGTCCACACTTTTTAATCGATTGACCAATAGTCGTCAGGCCATCGTGAGCGATGAAGCCGGTACGACGCGCGACCGCCAGTATGGTAAGTGCGAATGGACGGGGCATGAGTTCTCCGTGGTCGATACCGGCGGCTGGGTGGTCAATAGTGACGACATCTTTGAAGAAGAAATCCGCAAACAGGTGATTATAGCTACGGAGGAGGCCGACCTGGTGCTCTTCCTGTGTGATATCAAGAATGGTGTAACCGACTGGGATATGGACGTGGCGCAGATTCTGCGCCGTGCGAAGTTGCCCGTGTTGTTGGTGGCCAACAAGGCCGATGACAACAAGGATACTTACGGACAATATGAGTTCTATAAACTGGGTCTGGGCGATCCCTATTGTATCAGTGCCGCTACCGGTAGTGGTACGGGCGATCTGCTGGATAAGATCCTGGAATTGTTGCCTAAAAAGGAGAAGGACGACTTGGAAGATGGTATCCCCCGCTTTGCTGTGGTGGGACGTCCTAATGCTGGCAAGTCGAGCCTGATTAATGCTTTCATTGGTGAGGATCGTAACATCGTGACCGATATCGCCGGTACCACACGCGACAGTATTTACACCCGTTATGATAAGTTCGGCTTCGACTTCTATCTGGTTGACACCGCCGGCATACGCCGTAAGAACAAGGTCTCTGAGGACCTGGAGTTCTATAGCGTGATGCGCTCTATCCGTGCCATTGAGAATAGTGATGTGTGTGTGCTGATGATTGATGCCACCCGTGGTATCGAGGCGCAGGACATGAATATCTTCCAGCTGATACAGAAGAACAACAAGTCGCTGGTGGTTGTGGTGAATAAATGGGACCTCGTAGAGGATAAGTCGCAGATTGTTATCAAGACCTTCGAAGAGGCTATCCGCAAACGTATGGCTCCCTTCGTGGACTTCCCCATTATCTTCGCCTCAGCACTGACCAAGCAACGTATCTTCAAGGTACTCGAGACGGCTAAGGAGGTTTATCTGAACCGTAAGGCCCGTATTGGTACCAATAAGCTCAATGAGGTGATGCTGCCTATCATTGAGGCCACACCACCCCCCTCTATCAAGGGAAAGTATATCAAGATTAAGTATGTATCGCAAGTGCCCGACACGCAGATTCCTACCTTCGTGTTCTATGCCAACCTGCCTCAATACATCAAAGAGCCGTATCGTCGTTTTCTGGAGAACCAGATTCGTCAGCACTGGACGCTGACCGGTTCACCCATCAACGTGTTTATCCGCCAGAAGTGA
- a CDS encoding OmpA family protein — protein MKKVFLFAATAAILLSSCASKKELMSCRDENKSLTSNLQSTREDLAGKNARITSLEEQLRGMQQALKTSEQKYAKLQESLDKSLSNASQNNISIEKLVDQINESNQYIRHLVEVKSKSDSLNMVLSNNLTRSLSKEELKEVDVQVLKGVVYISLADNMLYKSGSYEINDRAAETLSKIAKIITDYKDYDVLIEGNTDNVPISKTNIRNNWDLSCLRASSVVQALQNKYGVDPKRLTAGGRGEYNPLQSNDTELGKQRNRRTQIIITPKLDEFMELIGEAPETK, from the coding sequence ATGAAGAAAGTTTTTTTGTTTGCAGCTACGGCTGCCATACTGCTGAGCAGTTGTGCCAGCAAAAAGGAACTGATGAGTTGTCGCGATGAGAACAAGTCACTGACATCCAACCTCCAGTCAACAAGGGAGGATCTGGCAGGCAAGAACGCCCGTATTACCTCACTGGAGGAACAGTTGCGCGGCATGCAGCAGGCACTGAAGACCTCAGAGCAGAAGTACGCCAAGCTGCAGGAGTCGCTCGACAAGAGTCTGAGCAATGCCTCACAGAACAATATCTCTATTGAGAAACTGGTGGACCAGATTAACGAGTCAAACCAGTACATCCGCCATCTGGTGGAGGTGAAGTCTAAGAGCGACTCGCTGAATATGGTGCTCTCAAACAACCTGACTCGTTCGCTGTCTAAGGAGGAACTGAAAGAGGTTGACGTGCAGGTGCTGAAAGGTGTTGTCTATATCTCTCTGGCCGACAATATGCTCTATAAGAGTGGCTCTTACGAGATTAACGACCGTGCTGCCGAGACACTGTCGAAGATTGCCAAGATTATCACCGACTACAAAGATTATGATGTGCTGATCGAGGGTAACACGGATAATGTGCCCATCTCAAAGACCAACATCCGCAACAACTGGGACCTCTCTTGTCTGCGTGCGTCGAGTGTGGTACAGGCTCTGCAAAATAAGTATGGTGTTGACCCCAAGCGCCTTACTGCTGGTGGACGCGGCGAGTACAATCCCTTGCAGAGCAACGATACCGAATTGGGCAAGCAGCGCAACCGCCGTACCCAGATTATCATCACGCCAAAACTCGACGAGTTCATGGAGTTGATTGGTGAGGCTCCTGAGACGAAGTAA
- a CDS encoding phosphotransferase — MTTQLINNEGEATLTLCGRLDTAVSSQVSSDIQQLLDTAGTIQHLTVDAGQLSYISSSGLRILLMLAKRFKPFRIIGVNPEVYDVLNMTGFTKMMTVERALRQLSVEGCEVIGVGGVGTVFRLNDDTIIKVFREGTTMDEVLKEITMSKEAFVMGMPTAISFDVVKVGEQYGLVYELLQAQTLSACLKQAPERVDELARKYADLFRQLHAIQVPADSSVPDALEHERNQVMHIRRYFPQEKIDILLQILDTVPASNRLLHLDLQAKNAMIQNDELMLIDMGEVGYGHPILDLAHSYSAMVTLVGDYDKIIGIPRELGTELWNRAIDYYFEGLPADEVALRKEQIKALSCVRSFSWLALSDSFPEAVINECRTLFDERVTRHRDYLLDICQTLKDWE, encoded by the coding sequence ATGACTACGCAACTAATTAATAACGAAGGAGAAGCTACGTTGACACTTTGCGGACGACTGGATACTGCTGTCTCATCCCAGGTGAGTAGTGACATCCAACAGTTACTGGATACAGCGGGCACCATCCAGCATCTCACCGTAGATGCTGGTCAGTTGAGCTATATCTCAAGTTCTGGTCTTCGCATCCTGCTGATGCTGGCTAAGCGCTTTAAGCCTTTTAGGATTATCGGTGTGAACCCAGAAGTTTACGATGTGCTGAATATGACTGGTTTCACCAAGATGATGACAGTAGAGCGTGCTCTGCGCCAACTGAGTGTTGAGGGCTGCGAGGTAATCGGTGTAGGTGGTGTGGGAACCGTCTTCCGACTCAACGACGACACCATCATCAAGGTGTTCCGTGAAGGCACGACCATGGACGAGGTTCTCAAGGAGATTACCATGTCGAAAGAAGCCTTTGTCATGGGTATGCCCACTGCTATCTCGTTTGACGTGGTAAAGGTTGGTGAACAATACGGACTGGTGTATGAGTTGTTGCAAGCTCAAACGCTGAGTGCTTGTCTGAAACAGGCACCCGAACGGGTGGATGAACTGGCACGCAAATATGCCGATCTCTTCCGCCAACTGCATGCTATTCAGGTGCCTGCCGATAGCAGTGTGCCTGATGCTTTGGAACACGAGCGCAACCAGGTGATGCATATCCGTCGCTATTTCCCTCAGGAGAAGATAGACATCTTACTGCAAATCCTCGATACAGTTCCCGCCAGCAACCGTCTGTTGCATCTTGACCTTCAGGCCAAGAATGCGATGATTCAAAATGATGAGCTGATGCTGATAGATATGGGCGAGGTGGGCTATGGTCATCCGATACTCGATTTGGCACACTCCTACTCAGCCATGGTTACACTGGTGGGCGACTACGATAAAATCATTGGGATACCGCGCGAACTTGGTACTGAGCTATGGAACCGTGCTATTGACTATTATTTCGAGGGGCTGCCGGCCGATGAGGTTGCTCTGCGTAAGGAGCAGATAAAAGCGCTTTCGTGTGTCAGAAGCTTCAGTTGGCTGGCGCTTAGCGACTCGTTCCCCGAGGCTGTCATCAACGAATGCCGTACGCTCTTCGACGAACGTGTTACGCGTCACCGCGATTATCTCCTTGACATCTGTCAGACACTGAAGGACTGGGAATAA
- a CDS encoding TlpA family protein disulfide reductase: MKKVLAIVLFVSCIATTLMAQDLDSLYARDLLTVGTVAPELTDAEGNTISMEKYRGHYIVLDFWASWCPDCRKDMPQMKELYAQYHTKGVQFLGISFDTTREALDNYLKKEAIAWPQVTELKKMKESKMAQAYHIRWIPSIYLIDPNGKVLLATVEIEKLKTLLGEILYFLRI; this comes from the coding sequence ATGAAGAAAGTATTAGCAATCGTATTATTTGTATCTTGCATCGCCACCACGCTGATGGCCCAAGACCTTGACTCTCTGTATGCCCGCGACCTGTTGACAGTAGGGACAGTGGCACCAGAACTGACCGATGCCGAAGGAAATACCATCTCAATGGAAAAATACCGCGGCCATTACATCGTGTTGGATTTCTGGGCTTCTTGGTGTCCTGACTGCAGAAAAGACATGCCCCAGATGAAGGAGCTCTATGCCCAATATCATACGAAAGGAGTGCAATTCCTCGGCATATCTTTCGACACCACCCGTGAAGCCCTCGACAACTACCTGAAGAAAGAGGCTATCGCATGGCCACAGGTCACCGAACTGAAAAAGATGAAAGAGTCAAAGATGGCGCAGGCCTATCACATTAGATGGATTCCCTCTATCTACTTGATAGATCCCAACGGCAAGGTGCTGCTCGCTACTGTAGAGATAGAGAAGCTGAAGACTCTGCTGGGGGAGATTTTATATTTTTTGCGTATATAA